GGCCAAGGACCGCGAGCAGCTCAACGCCTGGCTGATCGCGAACAAGACGGGCGACGCCCGCATCCGCGCCGGCCTGCCCAAGACGTGGAAGATCGGCGACAAGACGGGCACGAACGGCGAGATCGGCGGCGCCAACGACATCGCCGTCGTCTGGCCGTCCGGCGCGTCGAGCGCCCCGATCATCCTGGCCGTCTACACCCACCGCACGGTCGCCGCCGCCGACGACGCCGTCGTCGCCAAGACCGCCACGATCCTGGCCCGCGGGCTCGGCAGGCTCTGATGTCGCGTCGGGGGACGAACATCATGCGCCTGGCCGCCGCGGGCGCGGCGGCGGGGCTGGTGGTGGCCGCGATCGCGGTCCCGGCGGTGGGGGGCGCCGGGCTCGGCTTCGTGACGGCGGCGGGTGAGGTGAACCTCAAGCCGCTCGACCTGGCCGAGCCGCCACCGGCGGAGGTCACGATCGTGCGCGACGCCAAGGGCGGCGAGCTGGCCCGCTTCTACGAGGAGTACCGCGAGGTCGTCGGCTTCGACGAGATCTCCGAGACGATGAAGACGGCGATCGTGGCGATCGAGGACTTCCGCTTCTACGAGCACGGGGCGATCGACATCGAGGGCACGCTGCGCGCGCTGGCCACGAACCTGCAGTCGGGCCGGGTCAGCCAGGGCGGGTCCAGCATCACCCAGCAGTACGTCAAGCAGGTGCTGCTCAACTCGGCCGACACGCAGGCGGAGCGGAACGCGGCCGTGGAGGCGAGCTACGCGCGCAAGCTCAACGAGCTGCGGTACGCGATGGGCATCGAGGAGAAGTACACCAAGGACGAGATTCTCGCCAAATATCTGAACATCGCGTACTTCGGCGCCAGCGCTTACGGCGTGGAGGCGGCGGCCAGGCGCTTCTTCGGCGTCTCCGCGGCCGACCTGACGCTCCCCCAGGCCGCCACGCTGGCCGGCGCCGTCCAGGACCCGAACGCCACGGACCCGAACCTGGGCAAGCAGCAGCGCCGGCGCCTGCTCGACCGCCGCGACGTCGTCCTGGACCGGATGGCCGAGCTGGGCAAGATCACCGCCGCCGAGGCGGCCGAGGCCAAGGCCACCAAGCTCGGCTACAAGGGCACCCGCATCCCGGGCGGCTGCGAGAGCAGCAAGCACCCGTACTTCTGCCTCTACGTGCGCCACGAGATCCTCGGCAACCCGGACTTCGGCCGCACCGCCGAGGCCAGGCTCGCGATGCTCAACCGCGGCGGCCTGACCATCACCACCTCCCTCGACCCGGCCATGCAGGCCGCGGCCGACCGGGCGATCAAGCGGTACGTGCACCCCTCGGACGCCCCGGTCGCCGCCCAGGCCCTGGTCGAGCCGGGCACCGGCGAGATCAAGGCGATGGCGGCCAGCCGCCGTTACGGCACGAACGCCGCCAGGAACGAGATCTCCTACAACGTCGTGGCCAACACCGAGCACGGCGGCGGCATCGGCTTCCAGCCCGGCTCCACGTTCAAGACGTTCACCCTGATCACCGCCCTGCGGCAGGGCATGAAGCTGGGCGACGGCATCGCGGCGGGCGCGGGTTACCGGGCGCCCGCGTACTCCACGTTCAAGACCTGCAAGGGCCAGAACGTCGGCGACCCCACCCACACCGTCACCAACGACGAGGGCTCGCCCGGCTGGAAGACGCTCAGAACCGGCACGTGGGACTCGGTGAACACGTTCTTCATGGAGCTGGAGGAACGGGTCGGCCTGTGCGAGACCGTCCAGACGGCCAAGTCCCTCGGGATCCGGCGCGCGGACGGCAAGAAGCTGCAGGAGTACGAGACGTTCACGCTCGGCATCAACGAGTCCGACCCGGTGACGGTCGCCACCGCGTACGCGGCGATCGCCGCCCGCGGCCGGTACTGCGCCCCGCTGGCCATCACCCGCATCACCGACCGCGACGGCCGGACCACCCGCTACCGCCAGAAGTGCCACCAGTCCCTCGACCCGGCCATCGCCGACGCCACGGCCGAGGTCCTGTCGGGCGTCTTCACCGAGGGCACGATGAGCGGCGTCGGCGGCCTCGACCGCGACGCCGCCGGCAAGACGGGCACCACGGACGACTACGCCTCGGCCTGGTTCGCCGGCTTCACCCCCGACCTGGCGTCCGCCGTCAGCCTCGGCGACCCGCGCGGCTCCCAGCAGCACAAGCTGACGGGGGTCACCATCGGCGGGCGGTACTACGGGGCGGTCCAGGGGGCCAGCATCCCCGGGCCCATCTGGCGCGACACCATGGCGTCGGCGCTGCGCGGGGTGCCGGCCACGCCGTTCACGGCCATCGACGAGGGCCGGTTCGAGGGGTGCTCGGTCAGCTGCCGCCCGGCCGAGGGTCCACCGAAGGAGGACGAGGCGACTCCCGAGGTGACCCTGTCCCCCGAGTCCCCCGAGTCCCCGGATTACCCGGAGTCCCCGCAGTTCCCGGAGGACATCCTGGAGTAGCCGGATCGTGGACGGCCCGCGGTGGGCCGTCCACGGCCGCCGGCGCGTAGATGTAGCGATGTGCGTGCAGCAGGCTCCCGTCCGCCTGCGCGGCCACCCCGAACGGGTCCGCCGGGTGCTCGCCCAGCTCGACGGGCATCGCCTCGCGCACCCTGAGGAACCAGGTCATCCCGGCGATCGGCCTGGAACGCGGCTCGTCCCGCCTCGATGAGCTGGCCGAAGTCGTCGACGTGGTGGTCGGTGCGGGTGAGGATGGTGATCACGTCTCCAGATCCGGGGAAGGCTTCTTCGGGCGTCGCGACGCCGCTCTCGCCCGATCGTGCTGTGTCATCCACCACGTGGTCGTCCCTCCGTCTCCCATCCGGCGCAGGTGCTCCGGTTCGTCTCTCGCCGGCCGATGTACAAGAATGATCGGGTGACAGCCCAGGACGCCCAGGTCCACCACATGCCGGTCACCGCGTACCTCGCCAGATTCATCATGACCCTCCAGCTCGCATGGGCTTCGCGGGGATCGCCATCATGATCTACGTCTCCATCGGATCCGGCTCAGCCGCCCACCTGCTGCTCCCGCTCGCCGCCGCAGCCGTCACGGCGCTCCTGTGGCTCCTGGTCGCCCGCTGGCCGTCACGCCGCAGGCCGGTGCGCTGGGGAGCCATCGCCCTCCAGGCGGTCATCTGCGTCGGGGCCTCGCCGGGCCCCTGCTCGAAGGCGACACCGGCCCGACCGGCAGGCTCATCGCCGCCCTCGTCCCCCTGGCCACCATCCTCCTGCTCGCCACCCCGTCCGCGGGCCGCTGGTTCGACCGCTGACCGCCGTTCCCGCGCCCGCCGTGCGGGTAGCGCTCGCCCATGCGCGTCGTCACCCTCAACCTCTGGGCCCGCCACGGCTCCTACCCCAGGCGCAGGCAACTCCTGATCGACGGGTTGCGCGACCTGGACCCCGACCTCGTCGCCTTCCAGGAGTCCGTCGTGACGGACGACCACGATCAGGTCGTCGATCTCCTGGGCCCCGCCTACCACGTCGTCCACCAGGAACGCGGCGAAGCCGACGGCACCCGGGCCTCGATCGCCAGCCGCTGGCCCCCGCACGACGTCCGGCAGGCCAGGCTGGACGTCACCGCCCGGGTGGATCCGTCGGAGTTCGCCGGGTGGGTCGGGCTCACGGAGGTGCACGTCCCCGAGCTGCGGCCGGCGCCCCTGCTGTTCGTCAACCACAAGCCCTCCTTCCGTCTCGGCCACGAGTACGAGCGCGAGCTGCAGGCCGTACGGGCGGCCAGGCTGATCGAGGAGGCCGTCGGGGGCCGGGACGACGTGCACGTGGTGGTGGCCGGGGACTTCGACGCGCCGCCCGAGTCCGCCGGCGTCCGGTTCTGGAGCGGGCTGCAGTCCCTGGAGGGGATGAGCGTGGCCTATCGCGACGTGTGGCGGTGGGCGCACCCGAACGCGCCCGGGCACACGTTCACGCCGGTCAATCCACTGGTGACGAGCGGGAACTGGCCGCTGGAGACGGGCCGGCGCATCGACTACCTGTTTGTACGGTGCCACGGCAACGGGCCGACGCTGCGGCTGGTGGACTGCCGGCAGATCTTCGACCGGCCGGTGGACGGCGTCTGGGCCGGCGACCACTTCGGCCTCGTCGCGGACTTCGCGGCGCTGCCGTAGCGGCGTCCGGGCCGGCGATCACCTCGGCCTCGTCGCGGACTTCGCGGCGCTGCCGTAGCGGCGTCCGGGCCGGCGATCACCTCGGCCCCGTCGCGGACCTCGCGGCGCTGCCGTGGTCAGCCCAGGCCGGCGGCGCGCAGCAACCGCAGCTGCCCGATCTCGGTGACGTTCTTCATCAGCTCGGCGTTCACCCAGGCGAGCATGTGCGCGACGGTCTGCCCGGACTCCTCCGGCCACGGGAACG
The nucleotide sequence above comes from Nonomuraea gerenzanensis. Encoded proteins:
- a CDS encoding transglycosylase domain-containing protein produces the protein MSRRGTNIMRLAAAGAAAGLVVAAIAVPAVGGAGLGFVTAAGEVNLKPLDLAEPPPAEVTIVRDAKGGELARFYEEYREVVGFDEISETMKTAIVAIEDFRFYEHGAIDIEGTLRALATNLQSGRVSQGGSSITQQYVKQVLLNSADTQAERNAAVEASYARKLNELRYAMGIEEKYTKDEILAKYLNIAYFGASAYGVEAAARRFFGVSAADLTLPQAATLAGAVQDPNATDPNLGKQQRRRLLDRRDVVLDRMAELGKITAAEAAEAKATKLGYKGTRIPGGCESSKHPYFCLYVRHEILGNPDFGRTAEARLAMLNRGGLTITTSLDPAMQAAADRAIKRYVHPSDAPVAAQALVEPGTGEIKAMAASRRYGTNAARNEISYNVVANTEHGGGIGFQPGSTFKTFTLITALRQGMKLGDGIAAGAGYRAPAYSTFKTCKGQNVGDPTHTVTNDEGSPGWKTLRTGTWDSVNTFFMELEERVGLCETVQTAKSLGIRRADGKKLQEYETFTLGINESDPVTVATAYAAIAARGRYCAPLAITRITDRDGRTTRYRQKCHQSLDPAIADATAEVLSGVFTEGTMSGVGGLDRDAAGKTGTTDDYASAWFAGFTPDLASAVSLGDPRGSQQHKLTGVTIGGRYYGAVQGASIPGPIWRDTMASALRGVPATPFTAIDEGRFEGCSVSCRPAEGPPKEDEATPEVTLSPESPESPDYPESPQFPEDILE
- a CDS encoding endonuclease/exonuclease/phosphatase family protein, producing MRVVTLNLWARHGSYPRRRQLLIDGLRDLDPDLVAFQESVVTDDHDQVVDLLGPAYHVVHQERGEADGTRASIASRWPPHDVRQARLDVTARVDPSEFAGWVGLTEVHVPELRPAPLLFVNHKPSFRLGHEYERELQAVRAARLIEEAVGGRDDVHVVVAGDFDAPPESAGVRFWSGLQSLEGMSVAYRDVWRWAHPNAPGHTFTPVNPLVTSGNWPLETGRRIDYLFVRCHGNGPTLRLVDCRQIFDRPVDGVWAGDHFGLVADFAALP